The following is a genomic window from Rhodoferax sp. PAMC 29310.
GATGCCTGAGCACCGACGCTGCGCCAGTAAGTCAGACGATCTTGAGCAATGCGGATGCCTTCTTCATTGGCAGTTGCGCTTGGATTGTAAAAACCAATGCGCTCAATGAAGCGACCATCGCGGCGGTTACGCTTGTCAGCAACAACAATATTGAAGAACGGGCGTGCTTTTGCACCGCCACGGGCGAGTCGGATGACGACCATGATTAATCCTTAGGGAGGCGAAATAAATTTCGCCATTGATTCAGCACAAATCCAGCGCTTGAGACACGCGACATGACCACCCGGCCAGCGACACACTGAATAGCCCACTAGTATAACCCGTATGAGTCCAAGCCACTGACTTAGCAAGACCAAGCTGCCAACCCCATTGGTGCGACAGCGCGTCGGCGACGGCTCATTGCTGGCAATCCGCACTGATTCGCCCACTCCGCACAAGGGCCAACATCGCTGCCCCCTAGAATCACCTTTCGGAATTTTTTCCAAACCTTACAGCCGACCCAGCACCTTTTGACATCCCAACCACTTCTCCCGATCCAACTCAATGAAAAATAAGACAACGGCATGCTGGCTTGCATTTATCGGTGGGCCATTGGGGCTACACCGATTTTATTTGCGTGGTTTGAACGACTTGCTGGGCTGGTTATTGCCCTTGCCGACGGCCATTGGGCTTTACGGCATTGAGCGCGTTCAGAAATACGGACTAGACGACCAATGGAGCTGGGCGCTGATTCCATTGCTCGGATTCACCATTGCCGGATGTGCATTGACGGCAATTGTCTATGGCTTGATGTCACCCGAAAAATGGAACGCGAAGTTCAACCCAAGCGCGCCATCAGATGCGGCAGCAGGAAACACGCGATGGTTGACCGTCGGAGCACTTGTCTTGGCGTTGCTGCTTGGGACGACAGCGCTGATGAGCAGCATCGCATTCAGCTTTCAACGCTACTTTGAATACCAGGTCGAGGAGTCCAAAAAAATATCCCAATAGGGTCCGCGACTTCAAAATAGTTGGAGGCTAACCCAATAGGCCATCGCTGCCATGAACGCGCTCGCTGGAATCGTCAAAACCCACGCCCAAACAATATTACCGGCCACGCCCCAGCGCACGGCACTGGCTCTTTGCACTGAGCCCACACCCACGATTGCCCCAGTGATCGTATGGGTCGTGGATACGGGAATGCCCAGGGCTGTTGCCAGAAACAAGGTAATCGCCCCACCCGTCTCCTCACAGAATCCGCCCACAGGCTTTAGCTTGGTAATTTTCTGCCCATGGTCTTGACGATTCGCCAACCGCCGAACATCGTTCCAACGCCAATAGCCGTGTAGCAGCACACAATGACCCAGGTCGGCGGAGATTGCTCTCCGGCCGCCGTGCAACCGGTGGCTATCAGCAGCATCCAAATGATGCCAATGGTTTTTTGCGCGTCGTTGCCACCGTGCCCCAAGCTATAAGCACCGGCTGACAAAAGCTGCAATCGTCGAAACCATTTGTCAGCTTTTAGCGGGCGCACCCGACGGAACAGACAGGCGACGAGCACCATCATCAAAGAACCCAAGAGGAATCCAAGTAGAGGCGACACAAGGATGAATGCCACGATCTTCAAAATTCCCGCCGTCAGCAAAGCACCGAAATCGGCCTTTGCCACGGCGGCGCCCACAATACCGCCAATCAGGGCGTGCGACGAACTGCTAGGGATCCCGCAGTACCAGGTTAAAAAAATCCAGACGATGGCCCCTACCATTGCACCGAACACGACATGGGTGTCGACGATGCCCGGCAACACAATGCCCTTCCCGACCGTCGCCGCAACGCTCAAGTGGAAAACAAAGATTGCCACAAAATTGAAGAATGATGCGAACAGAACTGCCTGTCCGGGACGAAGAACTCCCGTCGAAACCACCGTCGCAATTGAATTGGCCGCATCATGAAACCCATTCATGAAATCAAACAGAAACGCCAGGATCACCAACATGGCAACCACCCAGAATGCGGCTTGTACAGTTTCCATCGCAGAACCTGCCTGACTCAGGAGTTCTCGAGGATGATGCTCTCGATCAGATTGGCAACATCCTCACACTTATCCGTAATGGTTTCCAGCAACTCGTCAATTGCTTTGAGCTTGATCACTTCGCGAACGTCGGGCTCCTCCCGAAACAACTTGCTCATTGCCGTGCGCAATACACGATCAGCGTCACTTTCAAGCTGATCAATCTCCTCACAGGTCTTCAAAGCGGCGTCGGCGGTGTCGTGATCGGCAATTCGGTCGAGTAAACGCACGGCGTCGCGCAAGCGTTCGCAGCACCTCACGCTCAAATCTGTCAACTGAGTGATTTCGACAGTCATATGGCGCAAGTCATACAAGGCCATGGTTTCAGCGGAGTCCTGGATCAAATCCCCCCATCGTCCATCGCGTTGATCAAACTGTGGATTTGCTCTCGATCAATAGGTGTGATGAACGTCTTGAGAAGCGCCTTATTGACGTCGTGCGTCACTCGATCGGCTGCACGCTCTGCCTCATCCACTTCACTGTTGTATTTCTCTCTCAGCGCGACATCGCTGTAGTTCGCAACCAGCAAGGAAAACGCTCGAGCGACCTCAACAGTGCGGTCAGCATGCTGGTTGAACATCTCAAAAAAATCATCTTCACGTGGCA
Proteins encoded in this region:
- a CDS encoding TM2 domain-containing protein, which codes for MKNKTTACWLAFIGGPLGLHRFYLRGLNDLLGWLLPLPTAIGLYGIERVQKYGLDDQWSWALIPLLGFTIAGCALTAIVYGLMSPEKWNAKFNPSAPSDAAAGNTRWLTVGALVLALLLGTTALMSSIAFSFQRYFEYQVEESKKISQ
- the rpsP gene encoding 30S ribosomal protein S16; the encoded protein is MVVIRLARGGAKARPFFNIVVADKRNRRDGRFIERIGFYNPSATANEEGIRIAQDRLTYWRSVGAQASPTVERLVSQAAKKAA